In Papaver somniferum cultivar HN1 chromosome 1, ASM357369v1, whole genome shotgun sequence, a genomic segment contains:
- the LOC113315922 gene encoding agamous-like MADS-box protein AGL61 encodes MGRQKIEIKRIEKEDARQVTFSKRRGGVFKKAHELSTLCGAEIAIIVFSPAGKPFSFTHPHNIIDRYLSGNSHPTPLVTAHREAKIRELNREYTKHLAGVHELEQLSDAIDNLKSKVADRADELLLT; translated from the exons ATGGGTCGAcagaaaattgaaatcaaaagaaTTGAGAAAGAAGATGCAAGACAAGTTACCTTCTCTAAACGTAGAGGAGGTGTTTTTAAGAAGGCTCATGAACTTTCTACCCTTTGTGGTGCTGAGATTGCTATCATCGTATTTTCACCCGCTGGAAAACCTTTTTCTTTCACTCATCCTCACAATATCATCGACCGCTACCTCTCTGGAAATTCTCATCCAACTCCACTTGTCACGGCTCATCGTGAAGCCAAAATTCGTGAACTCAACAGAGAGTATACGAAGCACTTAGCAG GGGTGCATGAGTTGGAACAGTTAAGTGATGCTATTGACAACCTCAAAAGTAAGGTTGCTGATCGAGCGGATGAATTGTTGCTCACTTAA
- the LOC113316047 gene encoding uncharacterized protein LOC113316047, which produces MSATVDKSTHSKYMDKDKEKGRVRSFNDVLRSSPLSIPARVLRPSEFICNGLILEQVSGPYRNLTRSNSDPAQFPSIIKTKNHGVLPTGVVNRQVNSKINLEDISISSASTDSISSPREENFFSESSAEIQSHGGYSSDSSSKAAAVSGGADDSFVEESQLRCENFESLDDISEFHSNSNPIDRVRDEIVVSGSISSALGNQGISQNYPPISTPPSEFFAQALVDKEKEIVVIQYMKDRFLPAIELIKAVNDISGIGNKGDIDDIVRMLIRSAVKNPSAFNFECREIWGPGLVEWIALDSIGRSGGILVLWNPNIVSMVDHIVGTFSINIGFRNCIDNFHWLFSGVYGPCGTMERQRLWKELSIMNDIWSLPWCICGDFNEVRLMHERQGCSRTSRGMQDFGHFFDIHDLIDIRIQGSRYTWIGSSSSFTSSKLDRFVINGGWEDHFPCISVKAMARPMSDHKPILLSCNIEDWGPPPWRFEGMWLFENSLLDLMAEWWNSFVVSGFPGFQLAKKFQLLKAKIRVWNKEVFGNIDRKFERTLDQIKLLDQLADEGSISMDQLDTRNHLKLKFEDIADMQEMHYRAKSRIQWQMEGDRNTKYYHRIAKSRRRRNTFSKLRIEGSWVEDKNTIVLSLIFKRDLN; this is translated from the exons ATATAGAAATTTAACTCGGTCAAATTCTGATCCAGCCCAATTTCCATCGATTATTAAAACGAAAAACCACGGTGTACTTCCCACCGGGGTTGTTAATCGACAGGTGAACTCTAAAATCAATCTTGAAGATATTTCTATCTCTTCTGCTTCCACTGATTCTATTAGTTCGCCAAGAGAAGAAAACTTTTTCAGCGAGAGTTCTGCCGAAATTCAATCTCATGGGGGTTATTCTTCTGATTCGTCTTCCAAGGCAGCAGCTGTTTCTGGCGGTGCTGATGATTCCTTTGTTGAAGAATCTCAATTAAGGTGTGAAAATTTTGAGTCTCTAGATGACATCAGTGAATTCCACTCCAACTCAAATCCAATTGATAGGGTCAGAGATGAAATCGTGGTATCGGGCTCAATTTCATCAGCTCTGGGGAATCAAGGTATTTCTCAAAACTATCCTCCAATTAGCACTCCTCCCTCGGAGTTTTTTGCTCAAGCTTTGGTGGATAAGGAGAAAGAAATAGTGGTCATACAATACATGAAAGATAGGTTTTTGCCTGCAATTGAGTTGATTAAGGCCGTGAACGATATTTCTGGTATCGGTAATAAGGGTGATATCGATGATATTGTTAGAATGCTGATAAGGTCTGCAGTGAAGAATCCATCTGCGTTCAATTTTGAATGCAGGGAG ATTTGGGGGCCTGGTCTAGTTGAATGGATTGCTCTAGACTCTATTGGTAGGTCAGGGGGTATTTTAGTTTTATGGAACCCTAATATTGTTAGTATGGTTGATCATATTGTGGGTACATTTTCTATTAATATTGGTTTCAGGAATTGTATTGACAATTTCCATTGGCTTTTCTCTGGTGTTTATGGTCCTTGTGGTACAATGGAAAGGCAAAGGTTGTGGAAGGAATTGTCCATTATGAATGACATATGGTCTTTACCCTGGTGTATTTGTGGAGATTTCAATGAGGTCAGACTAATGCACGAGAGGCAAGGTTGCTCGAGGACTTCAAGGGGTATGCAGGATTTTGGGCATTTCTTCGACATTCATGACCTTATTGATATACGTATTCAAGGTTCCCGCTATACTTGGATTGGTAGCTCTTCTTCTTTTACTAGTAGCAAGCTGGATAGATTCGTTATAAATGGAGGATGGGAGGATCATTTCCCATGTATCTCTGTCAAGGCTATGGCTAGGCCTATGTCTGACCACAAACCAATCTTATTGAGTTGCAATATCGAAGACTGGGGTCCTCCACCTTGGAGATTCGAAGGTATGTGGCTGTTTGAAAACTCTCTTTTGGATCTTATGGCTGAATGGTGGAACTCTTTTGTAGTCAGCGGTTTTCCGGGATTTCAATTGGCTAAAAAATTCCAGTTGTTAAAGGCCAAGATAAGGGTCTGGAATAAAGAAGTCTTCGGAAATATTGATAGAAAATTTGAACGGACTCTCGATCAGATTAAACTTCTAGATCAGTTGGCCGATGAGGGTTCTATCTCTATGGATCAACTTGATACTAGGAACCACCTAAAGCTCAAGTTTGAGGACATTGCAGATATGCAAGAGATGCACTACAGGGCTAAATCTAGAATCCAGTGGCAGATGGAGGGTGATCGGAACACCAAATATTATCACAGAATTGCTAAGTCTCGAAGGAGGAGGAATACTTTCTCCAAGCTGCGTATTGAGGGTTCTTGGGTGGAAGATAAAAACACTATAGTATTGTCTCTCATTTTCAAGAGAGATTTAAATTGA